Proteins encoded by one window of Aphidius gifuensis isolate YNYX2018 linkage group LG2, ASM1490517v1, whole genome shotgun sequence:
- the LOC122848267 gene encoding uncharacterized protein LOC122848267 yields MANVNIRIFLILLLTIIGCVNMTNSATIRSDEFGELLERMTAYDNNLSDKIRYQKRAIQSGGENVAPNYCLNQPCGWAVYIPSTRQIESFITNVCTCPDSTYECIRTDDDLSVSAYVYRCRQNTTADDIKAPKDAS; encoded by the exons ATGGCTAATGTCAATATCAggatttttcttatattattattgacaattattgGCTGTGTCAATATGACTAACAGTGCTACTATTCGTTCAGac gaaTTTGGAGAATTACTTGAACGTATGACAGcgtatgataataatttatcagataAAATACGTTATCAAAAAAGAGCAATTCAATCAGGGGGTGAAAATGTAGCTCCAAATTATTGCTTAAATCAACCTTGTGGATGGGCTGTTTATATACCATCAACTCGTCAAATTGAATCATTCATAACAAATGt atgTACATGTCCGGATAGTACATACGAATGCATTCGCACGGACGATGACCTTTCAGTAAGTGCCTATGTCTATCGTTGTCGTCAGAATACAACTGCGGATGACATTAAAGCTCCTAAGGATGCAAGCTAA
- the LOC122848268 gene encoding facilitated trehalose transporter Tret1-like isoform X2: MLLDSSDDDVFKSKYYPINTMNSTNLEKFHETEEFLENNKIFKNNNYYNNNKINNKNIFNNNNSSFKINNNDDNNNNDSNNNNNNYNNNYEDKLNEKTFYDDDNEIQTPSSYSSNCQGIIAQCMVVAAVLAVTASAGMPIGYSAILLPQLNNTNSTLKINENLGSWIASIHSLSSPIGSLLSGPLLDLIGRKTLLQIATIPLCLGWILIGFSSTQHIWLMLVGRIFCGTAVGLTAVAGQVLVGECSDAGIRGFLMSLLMVAYSSGIAIVYILGVFNWRTVAFSSIILPIIALISMTFITESPAWLVKHNKINEAKLALLWLRGNDEKQVNLELTILENRSNTDLFIKKNKSKINIIKLITNITSGIKTNIFHLEIIKPLVIINLFFLLQVLSGTYLIVFYGVDIIRDIGGEEIDNYIAGILMAVVRIICCGISCILFLKIGRRTIALISASGTALSSLILAGFFMKNNDSYIDKYIVIICVFMYVCLNTIGLMTLPGLLIGELLPQRARGVGGGFTMFLFNFALFGVAKIFPMIKNAIGIAGVFGIFGIAASLETLFTWLVLPETKNRTLQDIEDYFKDGNILWISKTRRKC; this comes from the exons atgctGCTTGATTcaag tgatgatgatgtatttaaatcaaaatattatccaaTAAATACAATGAATAGTACAAACCTAGAAAAATTTCACGAAACGGaagaatttttagaaaataataaaatttttaaaaataataattactataataataataaaattaataataaaaatatattcaataataataatagtagttttaaaattaataataatgatgataataataataatgatagtaataataataataataattacaataataactatgaagataaattgaatgaaaaaactttttatgatgatgataatgaaattcAAACACCATCGAGTTATTCATCAAATTGTCAAGGAATAATAGCTCAG tgtATGGTGGTTGCTGCGGTGCTTGCTGTGACAGCAAGTGCTGGTATGCCCATTGGTTACAGTGCCATACTATTGCCCCAATTAAACAACACAAattcaactttaaaaattaacgaaAATCTTGGCTCCTGGatag cATCAATTCATAGTTTATCAAGTCCAATTGGTTCATTATTATCTGGACCACTATTGGATTTAATTGGTAGAAAAACACTTTTGCAAATAGCAACAATACCACTTTGTCTTGGCTGGATTTTAATTGGATTTTCAAGTACTCAACATATATGGTTAATGCTTGTTGGAAGAATTTTTTGTGGTACTGCTGTTGGATTAACTGCTGTTGCTGGACAG GTACTAGTTGGTGAATGTTCTGATGCTGGAATTCGAGGATTTCTCATGAGTCTATTGATGGTTGCATACAGTAGTGGTATCGCAATTGTTTACATACTTGGTGTATTCAACTGGAGAACAGTTGcattttcaagtattattttacCAATAATAGCACTTATTTCAATGACATTTATAACTGAAAGTCCAGCTTGGCTtgttaaacataataaaattaatgaagctAAATTAGCACTACTTTGGCTACGTGgaaatgatgaaaaacaa gTTAATTTGGAATTGACAATTCTTGAAAATAGATCAAAtactgatttatttattaaaaaaaataaatcgaaaattaatattattaaattgataacgAATATAACAAGTGGTatcaaaacaaatatatttcatttggaaataataaaaccacttgttattattaatttattttttttacttcaagtATTATCTGGaacttatttaattgttttttatggtGTTGATATTATACGTGATATTg GTGGTgaagaaattgataattatattgctGGTATATTGATGGCAGTTGTTAGAATAATTTGTTGTGGAatatcatgtattttatttttaaaaattggacGTCGTACAATTGCACTGATATCAGCAAGTGGTACAGCATTATCATCCCTTATTCTTGCtggtttttttatgaaaaataatgactcatatattgat aaatatattgttattatttgtgtaTTCATGTACGTGTGTTTGAATACAATTGGATTGATGACACTGCCAGGATTACTAATTGGTGAATTACTTCCTCAACGTGCACGTGGTGTTGGTGGTGGAtttacaatgtttttatttaattttgcacTTTTTGGTGTTGCTAAAATATTTCCAATG ATTAAAAATGCAATTGGAATTGCTGGAGTGTTTGGAATATTTGGAATTGCTGCATCATTGGAAACTCTATTTACTTGGCTAGTTTTGCCAgaaactaaaaatcgtacacTTCAAGATATCGAAGATTATTTCAAG GATGGAAATATTCTCTGGATAAGCAAAACAAGACGAaagtgttaa
- the LOC122848268 gene encoding facilitated trehalose transporter Tret1-like isoform X1 produces the protein MLLDSSSDDDVFKSKYYPINTMNSTNLEKFHETEEFLENNKIFKNNNYYNNNKINNKNIFNNNNSSFKINNNDDNNNNDSNNNNNNYNNNYEDKLNEKTFYDDDNEIQTPSSYSSNCQGIIAQCMVVAAVLAVTASAGMPIGYSAILLPQLNNTNSTLKINENLGSWIASIHSLSSPIGSLLSGPLLDLIGRKTLLQIATIPLCLGWILIGFSSTQHIWLMLVGRIFCGTAVGLTAVAGQVLVGECSDAGIRGFLMSLLMVAYSSGIAIVYILGVFNWRTVAFSSIILPIIALISMTFITESPAWLVKHNKINEAKLALLWLRGNDEKQVNLELTILENRSNTDLFIKKNKSKINIIKLITNITSGIKTNIFHLEIIKPLVIINLFFLLQVLSGTYLIVFYGVDIIRDIGGEEIDNYIAGILMAVVRIICCGISCILFLKIGRRTIALISASGTALSSLILAGFFMKNNDSYIDKYIVIICVFMYVCLNTIGLMTLPGLLIGELLPQRARGVGGGFTMFLFNFALFGVAKIFPMIKNAIGIAGVFGIFGIAASLETLFTWLVLPETKNRTLQDIEDYFKDGNILWISKTRRKC, from the exons atgctGCTTGATTcaag cagtgatgatgatgtatttaaatcaaaatattatccaaTAAATACAATGAATAGTACAAACCTAGAAAAATTTCACGAAACGGaagaatttttagaaaataataaaatttttaaaaataataattactataataataataaaattaataataaaaatatattcaataataataatagtagttttaaaattaataataatgatgataataataataatgatagtaataataataataataattacaataataactatgaagataaattgaatgaaaaaactttttatgatgatgataatgaaattcAAACACCATCGAGTTATTCATCAAATTGTCAAGGAATAATAGCTCAG tgtATGGTGGTTGCTGCGGTGCTTGCTGTGACAGCAAGTGCTGGTATGCCCATTGGTTACAGTGCCATACTATTGCCCCAATTAAACAACACAAattcaactttaaaaattaacgaaAATCTTGGCTCCTGGatag cATCAATTCATAGTTTATCAAGTCCAATTGGTTCATTATTATCTGGACCACTATTGGATTTAATTGGTAGAAAAACACTTTTGCAAATAGCAACAATACCACTTTGTCTTGGCTGGATTTTAATTGGATTTTCAAGTACTCAACATATATGGTTAATGCTTGTTGGAAGAATTTTTTGTGGTACTGCTGTTGGATTAACTGCTGTTGCTGGACAG GTACTAGTTGGTGAATGTTCTGATGCTGGAATTCGAGGATTTCTCATGAGTCTATTGATGGTTGCATACAGTAGTGGTATCGCAATTGTTTACATACTTGGTGTATTCAACTGGAGAACAGTTGcattttcaagtattattttacCAATAATAGCACTTATTTCAATGACATTTATAACTGAAAGTCCAGCTTGGCTtgttaaacataataaaattaatgaagctAAATTAGCACTACTTTGGCTACGTGgaaatgatgaaaaacaa gTTAATTTGGAATTGACAATTCTTGAAAATAGATCAAAtactgatttatttattaaaaaaaataaatcgaaaattaatattattaaattgataacgAATATAACAAGTGGTatcaaaacaaatatatttcatttggaaataataaaaccacttgttattattaatttattttttttacttcaagtATTATCTGGaacttatttaattgttttttatggtGTTGATATTATACGTGATATTg GTGGTgaagaaattgataattatattgctGGTATATTGATGGCAGTTGTTAGAATAATTTGTTGTGGAatatcatgtattttatttttaaaaattggacGTCGTACAATTGCACTGATATCAGCAAGTGGTACAGCATTATCATCCCTTATTCTTGCtggtttttttatgaaaaataatgactcatatattgat aaatatattgttattatttgtgtaTTCATGTACGTGTGTTTGAATACAATTGGATTGATGACACTGCCAGGATTACTAATTGGTGAATTACTTCCTCAACGTGCACGTGGTGTTGGTGGTGGAtttacaatgtttttatttaattttgcacTTTTTGGTGTTGCTAAAATATTTCCAATG ATTAAAAATGCAATTGGAATTGCTGGAGTGTTTGGAATATTTGGAATTGCTGCATCATTGGAAACTCTATTTACTTGGCTAGTTTTGCCAgaaactaaaaatcgtacacTTCAAGATATCGAAGATTATTTCAAG GATGGAAATATTCTCTGGATAAGCAAAACAAGACGAaagtgttaa
- the LOC122848266 gene encoding enolase encodes MPIKSIKARQIYDSRGNPTVEVDLVTENGLFRAAVPSGASTGVHEALELRDNDKSMYHGKSVFKAVDNINSIIAPELLKANIEVTEQTEIDNFLLKLDGTPNKSKLGANAILGVSLAVCKAGAAKKSIPLYKWIAELAGNKEIVLPVPAFNVINGGSHAGNKLAMQEFMILPVGAANFTEAMKMGSEVYHYLKAGIKKKFGLDATAVGDEGGFAPNILENKEALNLIINAIKTAGYEGKIKIGMDVAASEFHKDGKYDLDFKNEKSDPATYLEPEALKNLYLDFVKEFPIVSIEDPFDQDGWESWSALTAATPIQIVGDDLTVTNPIRIKTAIEKKACNCLLLKVNQIGSVTESINAHNLAKSAGWGTMVSHRSGETEDTFIADLVVGLSTGQIKTGAPCRSERLCKYNQILRIEEELGASAKFAGEKFRNPSA; translated from the exons ATGCCAATCAAAAGTATCAAGGCTCGTCAAATTTATGACTCTCGTGGTAATCCAACTGTCGAG GTTGATTTAGTAACTGAAAATGGATTATTCAGAGCAGCTGTACCATCTGGTGCATCGACTGGTGTCCATGAAGCACTTGAACTTCGTGACAATGACAAATCAATGTATCATGGAAAATCAGTATTCAAAGCTGTTGATAATATCAATTCAATAATTGCACCTGAATTACTCAAG gcTAATATTGAAGTAACAGAACAAActgaaattgataattttcttttgaaactTGATGGTAcaccaaataaatcaaaattaggTGCAAATGCAATTCTTGGTGTTTCATTGGCTGTATGTAAAGCTGGTGCTGCTAAAAAATCAATTCCACTTTATAAATGGATTGCTGAACTAGCTGGAAATAAAGAAATTGTTTTACCAGTACCAGcatttaatgttattaatgGTGGTTCACATGCTGGTAATAAACTTGCTATGCAagaatttatgattttacCAGTTGGTGCAGCAAACTTTACTGAAGCCATGAAAATGGGAAGTGAAGTTTATCATTATCTTAAAGCTGGAATTAAAAAGAAGTTTGGTCTTGATGCAACAGCTGTTGGTGATGAGGGAGGTTTTGCACcaaatatacttgaaaataaagaagcattaaatttaattataaatgcaaTTAAAACTGCTGGTTATgagggaaaaattaaaattggtaTGGATGTTGCTGCATCAGAATTTCATAAAGATGGAAAATATGatcttgattttaaaaatgaaaaatcagatCCAGCTACATATCTTGAGCCAGaagcattgaaaaatttatacttggACTTTGTTAAAGAATTTCCAATTGTATCAATTGAAGATCCATTTGATCAAGATGGTTGGGAATCATGGTCAGCATTAACTGCTGCAACACCAATACAAATTGTTGGTGATGATTTAACTGTTACAAATCCAATTCGTATTAAAACTGCTATTGAAAAGAAAGCATGTAATTGTCTTTTATTAAAAGTCAATCAAATTGGATCAGTAACTGAATCAATAAATGCTCATAATTTGGCTAAAAGTGCTGGATGGGGAACAATGGTATCACATCGTTCTGGTGAAACTGAAGATACATTTATTGCTGATCTTGTTGTTGGTCTATCAACTGGACAAATTAAAACTGGTGCACCATGTCGTTCAGAAAGATTGTGTAAATACAATCAAATTTTACGTATTGAAGAGGAACTTGGTGCTTCAGCTAAATTTGCTGGTGAAAAATTCCGTAATCCATCAGCTTAA